From the genome of Verrucomicrobiia bacterium, one region includes:
- a CDS encoding ABC transporter ATP-binding protein, giving the protein MIELTHLHKKFGARTAVGDLTLAVPAGEIFGLLGHNGAGKSTTIGMMLGQVWPTSGAARVCGFDVATQRARALKKVGAIFEAPAFYDYLSGWRNLEILSHYTAPTSKQRIQEVVDWVGLTGREHGHVRTYSHGMRARLALAQALLPQPELLILDEPGSGLDPEGIAEMRHIILRLHRELRLTILLSSHLLTEVEQLCSRIAVLHRGEKVFDGTIAEVKATRGRVALRTRDFNAAVALLRKQDLILDSDGTEQLRLKDGVAIADIARVLVQAGHDVSGLWGREQTLEDFYLQLVKAAPNPSN; this is encoded by the coding sequence ATGATCGAACTCACGCACCTGCATAAAAAATTTGGCGCGCGCACGGCGGTTGGCGACCTGACGCTGGCCGTGCCTGCGGGCGAAATTTTTGGGTTGCTGGGACACAACGGCGCCGGCAAAAGCACCACCATCGGCATGATGCTCGGACAAGTCTGGCCGACCTCGGGCGCGGCCCGGGTATGCGGATTCGATGTCGCCACGCAACGCGCCCGGGCTTTGAAAAAGGTCGGGGCGATTTTCGAGGCGCCTGCGTTTTATGATTATCTGAGCGGCTGGCGCAATCTGGAAATTCTCAGTCACTACACCGCGCCCACTTCAAAGCAACGCATCCAGGAAGTCGTGGACTGGGTGGGATTGACCGGTCGCGAGCACGGCCACGTGCGCACCTATTCACACGGCATGCGCGCGCGACTGGCGCTGGCGCAAGCCTTGTTGCCGCAACCGGAACTGCTCATCCTTGACGAGCCGGGCAGCGGTTTGGACCCCGAGGGCATCGCCGAAATGCGCCACATCATTCTGCGGCTGCATCGTGAACTGCGACTGACCATCCTGCTTTCCTCGCATCTGCTTACCGAGGTCGAACAGCTTTGCTCACGGATCGCGGTACTGCATCGCGGCGAAAAAGTTTTTGACGGCACGATTGCGGAGGTGAAGGCGACCCGCGGCCGGGTGGCGTTGCGCACCCGGGATTTCAACGCCGCAGTGGCGCTGTTGCGCAAACAGGATTTGATCCTGGACAGCGACGGCACGGAACAGCTACGCCTCAAAGACGGCGTGGCGATTGCCGATATCGCGCGGGTGCTGGTTCAAGCCGGTCACGATGTTTCCGGCCTCTGGGGGCGCGAACAAACCCTGGAGGATTTTTATCTGCAACTGGTCAAGGCGGCCCCCAATCCATCCAACTGA
- a CDS encoding ABC transporter permease, producing the protein MFLAQLKNELWKLFGKKRTYIGFGAFLLAQLAMLLAFKFTRWQGDMERLLAGNGYLAEEFISALTVAVVMILPQIVLLMPLYVTLVGGDLVAKETEDGTLRMILSRPISRSRLLFVKWVAGIIFAAVLVAALGATALGMARLFFPWKGLFVFVPGQAFNILGASEGSIRFLVAHIFLIINAGTMLSIAFMFSCFNMKPAAATILALSYMFVNLVMEGIPFFDRYQNWFITHHFRSWLMVFSDPIPIWRIAQSECLLLAATATVFVIGATAFQVRDIKS; encoded by the coding sequence ATGTTCCTGGCGCAACTGAAAAACGAACTTTGGAAACTCTTCGGCAAAAAGCGCACGTATATCGGCTTTGGCGCCTTTCTGCTGGCGCAACTGGCCATGCTCCTCGCGTTCAAATTCACCCGCTGGCAGGGCGACATGGAACGGTTGCTGGCGGGCAACGGCTATCTGGCGGAGGAATTCATTTCAGCGCTGACCGTCGCGGTGGTGATGATCCTGCCCCAGATCGTTCTGCTCATGCCGCTGTACGTCACGCTGGTCGGCGGCGATCTGGTCGCCAAGGAAACCGAGGACGGCACGTTGCGGATGATTCTGTCGCGTCCGATTTCACGCAGCCGTTTGCTGTTCGTCAAATGGGTGGCGGGAATCATTTTTGCCGCCGTCTTGGTGGCGGCGCTGGGCGCAACCGCGCTGGGGATGGCGCGACTGTTTTTCCCGTGGAAAGGATTGTTCGTTTTCGTTCCGGGACAAGCCTTCAACATTCTCGGCGCGTCGGAAGGCTCCATCCGTTTTCTGGTGGCGCACATTTTTCTCATCATCAACGCCGGCACCATGCTGTCCATCGCGTTCATGTTCTCCTGCTTCAACATGAAACCGGCGGCGGCCACCATCCTCGCGCTGTCCTACATGTTTGTGAACCTGGTCATGGAAGGCATTCCGTTTTTTGACCGCTATCAAAACTGGTTTATCACCCACCATTTTCGTTCCTGGTTGATGGTCTTTTCTGACCCGATACCCATCTGGAGAATCGCGCAATCCGAGTGCCTGCTGCTGGCCGCGACCGCCACGGTTTTTGTCATTGGCGCGACGGCCTTTCAGGTGCGCGACATCAAATCGTAG
- the gyrB gene encoding DNA topoisomerase (ATP-hydrolyzing) subunit B: MANETEVLTENLTTTTPAVKTDYDASKLSQLKGLEAVRKKPGMYIGGTDERALHHCVSEVLDNSVDEHLAGYCSRIEVTIHVDGSISIRDNGRGIPVDINKESGLPGVELVLTTLHSGGKYGQGGYKFSGGTHGVGAKCVNAVSEWFEVEVSRGGQIHHMEFERGKTIKKLEVIGKAKGTGTLIKFMPDPEIFHETIEFKTNIIAQRLRELAFLNSGLEIIFTDERQANAEPERFYYQSGVEEFVKQLNKNREVLHPKPIAFQKETKETLDNKEIEVHVEVVMQYNDSYNDQVLCYTNTIYNPDGGAHLSGFRSALTRAVNQYAKTNELLKDKDPQITGDDVREGLTAVISVKHSDPKFESQTKVKLLSPEVERIVGSVTYEGLMTYFDANPPIAKRIFEKGLNAARAREAARKAREAVRKSALTGGGLPGKLADCSDRDPENTELYIVEGDSAGGSAKQGRDRKFQAILPIRGKLINVEKARLDKVLHNNEIRTMITAIGTGIGTGEEEEKEEGKFDLSKLRYHKIIIMTDADVDGSHIRTLLLTFFYRQMPQLVKQGFVYIAQPPLYSITRKKKTDYIADEAQLNRILLQNGIEEVRLKNLSDGHEFTPTQLEEILTLLESLDKHVTHIKRLGGDFADYVERRGPEGALPQTMIKIREGNDETVHYFRNLTEVEEFKAANNDLFGGDTEVERKKDAPTRRAKISDLRLESKAIADLLGKLNKKGLAADHYAAQDKPLFELVEGEGDRASVTPLFCIPEILSGVKAVGKKGIQMYRFKGLGEMDAKELFETTMNPAKRKLLRIDLTNAVEAEEMFVRLMGDEVEPRRQFIEDNALNVRNLDV, translated from the coding sequence ATGGCGAACGAAACCGAAGTACTTACTGAAAATTTAACCACCACCACTCCCGCGGTAAAAACCGATTATGACGCTTCCAAGCTGTCGCAATTGAAAGGCCTGGAGGCCGTCCGCAAGAAGCCCGGAATGTACATCGGCGGCACCGATGAACGCGCGCTGCATCATTGCGTGAGCGAGGTGCTGGACAACTCCGTGGACGAACATCTGGCGGGTTACTGTTCCCGCATCGAAGTCACCATTCATGTGGATGGCTCGATCTCCATCCGGGACAATGGCCGGGGCATTCCGGTGGACATCAACAAGGAATCCGGTCTGCCCGGTGTGGAACTGGTGCTGACCACGCTTCACTCCGGCGGCAAATATGGTCAGGGCGGTTACAAATTTTCCGGCGGCACGCACGGCGTCGGGGCCAAATGCGTGAACGCGGTCTCCGAATGGTTCGAGGTGGAAGTCTCGCGCGGCGGACAAATCCATCACATGGAATTTGAGCGCGGCAAAACGATCAAGAAACTGGAAGTCATCGGAAAAGCGAAAGGCACGGGCACGCTGATCAAGTTCATGCCCGATCCCGAAATCTTCCACGAGACCATCGAGTTCAAGACGAACATCATCGCGCAACGTCTGCGCGAGCTTGCGTTTCTGAATTCCGGTCTGGAAATCATCTTCACCGATGAGCGCCAGGCGAACGCCGAACCGGAACGGTTTTATTATCAGAGCGGCGTCGAGGAGTTCGTCAAGCAGTTGAACAAAAACCGGGAGGTGCTGCATCCCAAACCCATCGCGTTTCAGAAAGAAACCAAGGAAACGCTCGACAACAAGGAAATCGAAGTCCACGTCGAGGTGGTGATGCAATACAACGACAGCTACAACGACCAGGTGTTGTGTTACACGAACACCATCTACAATCCCGACGGCGGGGCGCACCTGTCCGGCTTCCGCAGCGCCTTGACCCGCGCGGTCAATCAGTACGCCAAGACCAATGAGCTGTTGAAGGACAAGGACCCGCAAATCACCGGCGACGACGTGCGCGAAGGTTTAACCGCCGTGATTTCCGTAAAACACAGCGATCCTAAATTCGAGTCGCAGACCAAGGTCAAACTGCTCTCGCCCGAGGTTGAACGCATCGTCGGCTCGGTGACCTACGAAGGGCTGATGACTTATTTCGACGCCAATCCGCCGATTGCGAAGCGCATCTTTGAAAAAGGACTCAACGCCGCCCGCGCGCGGGAAGCCGCGCGAAAAGCCCGCGAGGCGGTGCGGAAATCCGCGCTGACCGGTGGCGGCCTGCCCGGCAAACTGGCAGATTGCTCTGATCGCGATCCGGAGAACACCGAGCTATACATCGTCGAGGGCGATTCCGCGGGCGGCTCCGCGAAACAAGGCCGCGACCGGAAGTTCCAGGCCATTCTGCCGATTCGCGGGAAATTGATCAACGTGGAGAAGGCGCGGCTCGACAAGGTTCTGCACAACAACGAAATCCGGACCATGATTACGGCCATTGGCACGGGTATCGGCACCGGTGAGGAAGAGGAAAAGGAGGAAGGCAAATTCGACCTCAGCAAGTTGCGCTATCACAAAATCATCATCATGACCGATGCGGACGTGGACGGTTCGCACATCCGCACCCTGCTGCTGACGTTCTTCTACCGCCAGATGCCGCAACTGGTGAAACAAGGCTTCGTCTATATCGCCCAACCGCCGCTCTACTCGATCACCCGCAAGAAAAAAACCGATTACATCGCCGATGAAGCGCAGTTGAACCGCATCCTGCTGCAAAACGGCATCGAGGAAGTGCGGTTGAAAAATCTGTCTGACGGGCACGAATTCACGCCGACGCAGTTGGAGGAAATTCTGACCCTGCTCGAATCGCTGGACAAACACGTAACGCACATCAAGCGACTCGGCGGCGATTTTGCCGATTATGTCGAACGGCGCGGCCCGGAAGGCGCGTTGCCGCAAACCATGATCAAAATCCGCGAGGGCAACGACGAAACCGTTCACTACTTCCGCAACCTCACCGAGGTGGAGGAGTTCAAGGCCGCCAACAACGATTTGTTCGGGGGCGACACGGAAGTCGAGCGGAAGAAGGACGCGCCAACGCGCCGCGCCAAAATTTCCGATCTCCGCCTGGAGAGCAAGGCCATCGCGGATTTGCTCGGCAAACTGAACAAGAAAGGTTTGGCGGCGGATCACTACGCCGCGCAGGACAAACCGCTGTTTGAACTGGTTGAGGGCGAAGGCGACCGCGCCTCCGTCACGCCGCTATTCTGCATTCCGGAAATTCTGTCGGGCGTGAAAGCCGTCGGTAAGAAAGGCATCCAGATGTATCGCTTCAAGGGCTTGGGCGAAATGGACGCAAAGGAGCTTTTTGAAACGACGATGAATCCCGCCAAGCGCAAACTGCTGCGGATTGATCTGACGAACGCCGTGGAGGCCGAAGAAATGTTTGTCCGGCTGATGGGCGATGAGGTCGAGCCGCGCCGCCAGTTCATCGAGGACAATGCGCTGAACGTGCGGAATCTGGATGTGTGA